Within Phaenicophaeus curvirostris isolate KB17595 chromosome 7, BPBGC_Pcur_1.0, whole genome shotgun sequence, the genomic segment TGTAAGACAGAGAACAATAATGTTTATTTGAAGGAATTGTTTCTTGTCATTGTATTGGGAAGGAAGGCTGCATGAAAGGTCAGACAAGTACTGTTGTCTCACACAATGCATGTCAGCAGAGATCTGAAATGAATGCTTTCAGATAAGAAATACTGGGAattaaggaagagaaaatgccTGCATCTGATATCATAAAGGGAAACAGGTTATGTTCTCATGAAGAACAGTTTTGATCTGCCCAAAGCCATGCAGGCTGCCTGCAGCTGAAATGGAATGAGCACAAATACAGGTAAAGCTCTGCTTGCTGACATTTTTCAGCATCGTACATATTGCCTGGACCATCTTCCAAAAGAACTGAAAGCAGCAGGGTTAAAATCCAGGTAACTTGTCTATAATCCTTCTCTTGGCAATGTATCAGCCTCTTGAAAGAAGTCTAATGTTTATTGGAACCGGTTAGTGCTTTTAAAagtcctcctcttctccctactctctgcttcatttttccCTTAATTTAGAGAGTTGTCCATGATCTCTTTCAAGCAGGGTTCTTCCTTTAGAAAATCTTCAGAGAATCTGGGGATATGGACTTCGTTGTCTTCTCTGCTGTTGTAACTGCATTGGTGAGATGCTGTGAAACTCTGGTCTGACCCATCGTTGCAGTGGTCATCCACACTTTTACTGCTCTGGTCACCTAGTATCTGTTCTGCAGCCTAAAGCCCTCGGGCTCCCGTGATATTCCATACTACAGAGAAATtggataagaaaagaaaagaaataaggagTAGCTCTGGATCCGAAAGGTCCCTTCTCAGAGCTTTCAGCACGTGGCACACTGCACATGATAGTTTTCTGTCTGTAACACACCAGCCCTCAAAGAACACCAAACACGCAAATTTTCATCAGTGAAAAGTTGACATCTTTGAAAAGCTGGAAATGCTAAAATCCATGTAAATCTGACCAAGTTACTAtccaaacaggtttttttcttcttttaagaagaTGCCTTATAAAGCATCAGGTTTCTGTGTGCTTCTATCACGTTTTAGGCCTCAATTCTGCAAATCCCCTAAGTGTATTACAATTAAGCAGACAATTAAACAGACATGCTTCACTAAACAGGGCTACTTTCTAGCACCACAGAGGTGAAGCTAAAATGGCATTTAAAGAAGTTTTGAATGGAcaatgtgcttttctgtttactagatgcATGCGGAACAGAGCAAATCAATCGTATCACAGTGTAGTCCTTCTCATGCCCCTGATCACTCTGCAGTTCCCTTGCAGATTTCAAGGATAAATCAGGCAGTATTTTGAGAATACACCTTCCAGCTAACGACAAACCTGTGCTgaatggcctcctctgggctatACCAGTGCAAAAGACGTGCTAGCTTTTTTGTGTCACTTCACCCCTTTGCAAATCTGCAGCAAACTAGGCAATGGCAGAGCCGGTGGGAGGACACCAGCCCTCTGGGCTGCCAGCCCAGCTTCAGCTGACTGTGAATCTTGCATGAGGCTGAACTGGgaaatgctgctgcagcacctaTTGACACTACAACAAGTAGCTTAAAAGAAGTACAGGTTGTAACAGCCTGTGATGCCTGAGTGCGTGTCTGTGCTGAAGGATGAGTTCAGTCAAAGCAGAGAAATGTCCTATGACACAGCAGACCACTAGGCAGCCAAAGCAACCGTTGCTTTGACCCTTGCTTTTCATGTATCCCTCCTGTGATTCATGGATGACTACTGGGGCTTTAGAAAGGTCTTTGTAAGATGAGTGCCTATTTCTCTattaaggaatttttttcagctgcagcaaTAGTTTGTTTGTCTTTATACCACTTCAACCTTCTAGATCAAGGGAGGATGGACAGAGTGGAGTTTAGGTTCCAACAATGTCTGCAGCCCATAATGCTATAGTTTAGGAATGCAATTCCCACAGTCCTGTGTGAAATACTTACCAAATCATCATCTCGCTCTGAAAACCGACCTCTATCTGGGGAATGCATCGCATATGGGTTGTTGGGCTGATATCCTGGGTTCGCATGGCCAGAAGTGGTCTTGACTCTGGGGAACATTGTGGTCTGTCTCTCATCAGAGGCACTTGGGTTGGAATATCCTGACTTtatcagccttttcttctctggatcctgtttggttttggctCTTCAGGGgaaatgaaagaacaaaagaTGTGTTAAAACACCTTCCAATGTGCCTTACTTATTAAGTCCAACTTATTGAGTTCCCCATTCCCACCTTATTTTGAATGCTCAGTCCTATTCTGAAACATGCAATAGATTTTTCTAGTATGCCTATTGCAAACCCCTTGTTATCTATGATGGAGTGCAAACATTGGCATTCTCTATCATAGATGGGGCTAACCTGCTACGAGACACTGGTTCTTAGAATGAAGGAGTTTCCTTGGCCAATACTAGCTCTAAGTGATTattcagaggaagaaacgagTCATTCATTAGGCCCATTTTAGAAAAGTTGCCCTTGTGCCTGCTTCAAGACCTGGATGCTCAAATGATGTGTTTGAATTGCCTGTGATGACAAGTCCAtacatcacacacacactccaCATCAGCTCGTGCAGCTGCTGGTGTGCTGTACCTGCTATGGGCAGTCTCATAGGCACCTTTATGTGGGCAGAGCTGAGAGCaaaggcagaggagctgcttgaatgtttctgtatttattgtgcGGAGAGAAGTGAGGAGGTGCAACTGCAACTGGGAATTTGCGAGTACGCCAGGAACAGCAAGAAGTAAAGAGATTTTTGACAGGAAATGCCTCCTATATTGAGCTAAAAGGGGCATGTTGGTCTTTGAGCTCTAGTCCCAGCAGGGAAAGCTGCAGAGAGTCTGGGTGACACAGTCTTCTGATATCATCATCCTTCTTCAGCCTTGTCCAGATGCCATATCAGTACTGGCTAGGGCAGGATTAGGGTTAATGGGTCAGGTGTGCATTTTGAAAGACTTAACTAAAGCTTACATGGTTAGATTCATAGCAAGAGAACAAATACTTCTGGGGAGACATCACAGGTGACATCAAATTCTAATGGCTACGTGACTAAATGAACTTGACATGCAACTGCGTTGTGGCCCTGCCCCTCTCTAAATTACTTCTTAATTCTCCAGGAACATGCAGCAACGCAGCTTCTATTCAATTGCCACGTCAGAAAAATACTCTTACCTTACTGAAACAACAGTGACTGCTATCGCTAGAGCCAGGATAATTGCTCCAAACACTGTACCCACTATTATAAGGATGAGTTCAcgatctggaaaagaaaaaaacaaaactaaacaaacaagaaacagCTATTGAAAACTTATGgttaatactgaaaaataagtcCTGTTTCTTATTAGAaggaaacaaggaaaggaaggaaggaaggaaggaaaggaaggaagggaaaaaggaaggaaaaaaggaaggaaaggtaagaaaggaaggaaaggaagggaaggaaggaaggctgGCTATTTTGATCCCAGCTCAGGTTCCTACTTCCGTGCACTGAATGATTTCACACACAGTTGTTCCAGTATAGCTGAGGGGCAGAAACAACTCGGAGGGCATAGGGGTTgcttagaataatagaatcatagaatgtcttgagctggaagggacccacgagGATCATTGAacccaactcctgtccctgcattgGACACTCCAAAGTTCACTCCAAACTAGTAATTCTGCTAAAATATGAAGTTAGGTGtcaaatagtttctttttttctgtgccataAGCAGATAAGGCATGCTGATTTGAGGTGTCTGTTATGTGGCACTTGCTGTAGAACCAGCATGACTAAAGGAGGAAGACATGcatttcattctcttttatcTTCCTTCAGCTGTGAGTGGAATTGCTACCAAAAACTAGCCTTAGCTCTGTGTAgccacagtaagaaaaaaacaaacaaaccacaaaccccCAAAAAGGGGAATTCTGTCCTGCAGTGTGTAATCTTGAGATAGGGGTGTGAAGAGTGAGACAGTCTCTTGAGCTACTCAACCTTGCTGGTAGTACCTGCTTGAAGATTCCAGTCTGGATTTGCGAGTTTGCCATGTAATACACTGAATGCCTATACTGGAAACACACAATGTGAAGCCACCAACTATGGCGTTGCCAAGGAACAATCCACCACACTGAATCATAGGAGCATATATCAGTACAAAAGGGAATACGATTTCTCCAAAGACATTGTGCCAAACTATGAGAAGAACTACAACTGTTCATTTTTCAACTTGCTTTTGACTGTATCAGATGTTCTGACTTTAGGCATATGAAGAAGAAATGAGGAATATCCTCTCCTAATCTATATGGTGGTGGAAACTGAAGAAGGTGCAGCAAACAGCTGCAAAACAGgttcagaaaagggaaaaagctaTGGAAGGGCAACCTGTTTAGTGTATCCAATTgatgatgattctgtgataatgcaGCTGGGGCCACCATCTATTCATCAATGTAGAATACCAGATACTATTCAGAGCTTACTTCCAAGGTAAAGTACAAACAAGAACCAGTGGCTGGATATTAAAGCAGAAACATTTCAAGTGAGAATAATCCACTGACATTTTAACAGAAGGAGCGATCAATTACAGGAGAAACTAATCCATTAGTAGTGCTGAATTCAGTATTGCATGTCTTCAGATAAGGACTAAACATCTTTCTGTCAAATAGCCTCTGTTTGACTAAAAACTAGTGGGCTTAATGCAGAGGTCCATCAGAGGAAATGCAACTTTCTGAACATGACattcatgaagaatttttcctttcaggaaaGAGTGacattcctcttccttttttcctaacTATTTCCTGCTATCGATATACAATAGTGGCACCCCTATAGGATAACActtgctatttttattattgcagGCAGATTAAATATTAGTGGGTATGTTTCCATGCTATAATTATGAATCAGAAATTCTCTTACTTACTGTTATTGCAGTCCACTCCAGCGTAGCCCACTGGACAACTacatgagagaaaaaagaagaaagaaagacaaTGTTATTAAAGCAGATGGTCACAAAACAATAGCATATTTCCATCTTTTATCAGCAATTTCTCTGCAAGGTGCATTCATTACAAGTTTCTTCTTTAATGTTATCTTAATAttgaatcatagcatcatagaccagtttcagttggaagggaccttaaagatcatctaattccaacccccctgccacgggcagggacatcccccatccaacctggccttgaacacttccagggacggggcatccacagcttcccttggcaacctggtcagtgcttcaccaccctcattgtgaaggatttcctcctaatgtctagtctaaatcttcccctctccattttatagccattctccctagtcctttCACTAAATGCCTttgtaaaagtccctccccagctttcttgtacactcctttcaggactggaaggtCCTGAAGCTcgcctctccaggctgaacaagcccaactctatcagcctgtgaggtgctccaaccctctgatcatctttgtagccctcctctggacctcttccaacagctccatgtccttcttatattgaggattccagaactggacacaatactccagatgaggtctcccaagagaggaacagaggggcagaatcacttccctcgatcTGCTGTCCACGCTTCTTTTgaagaaggccaaccgtatcctgggctgcagagctgtgagcaCGCATtaccagctcatgtcaagcttctcatcaatcagtatccccaagtccttctctgcagggcagctctcaatcacatcatcccccatcctgtactgaaactgcgGATTGCCCTGATctagatgtaggaccttgcccttggccttgtacaacctcacgaggttctcacagccccactgctccagcctgtccaggtccctctggatgacatcccgtcctcccggtgtggcaactgcacctctcagcttggtgtcatctgcaaacttgctgagggtgcacttgatcttgctgtctgtttcattgatgaagatattaaacagcactggtcccagtacagaacccttagggacaccacttgtcatggatctccagtCGGACACTGAGCCGTTGTTTAGTTTAATTGATAGAGTTTACTTTAATTGATAGAGTAAAACAGTCTGTGATTTTCAGAATCGTCAGTGACATGGGCACTAAAAGTTTCAGCTTCTCagcctgaaatacattttaaaggcctatttttttcaaagaactaAGCCCAACACCTCTGAGTCACTTGGAATTTCTACCCATTTTCTTTATCAAAAGCCTCAATATAAGGTCTTTGAGGTTGGGCAGCTCTTTATCTTTCTATCATGCTAATTTCccatatttaaaatatactgaCTTCACAGGAGGAAGTGTATAGTAGGagcaataaataaaagaagagcTGAATTAATGGATATAGGGAGTAAGGtccctctgcttttcccactTGTCCACTGGGAGCAGAGCCAAACCAGTCACCTACTCTACTTCACCAGGAAACGACACTGTTCTTTTCTGATCCCAAGCTGACGGAAACATCCACAGGAGACAACGACAAGATGAAATAATGTAGCTCTGAAAATTATCAAGAAACAGAGAGAGTCCCCACTGATATCAATGGAAACTTTCCAGGGATTTGAGGCAAGCCTTGCTCTAATGCTTGCTGCTTACCAGTTCTTATGGCTCAATTACTTTGAAAGAATAGTTTATGCTTATGTGGGCTACCCACAAAATAAGTGAGAAGTAGTTTATCTATTTCACTGACGCACAGATGATCTTGGATTTCCTTGACTTTCCTCTGAGGTATTACGAGTGCACATCAATGGCTAATGTCAAGCAGTTAAAATGCTATAACTTTTGATACCATGGGAATTATCCACCTAGGTGGCTAACCACCTTAGGCATCTCTCTGATTCATGTAGCTACAGGCTGTTCTTCTAGATTGAGGGTGCCCCGTGCTAGATGctcttctcccctgtctttacCCAGAatacagaaatgcaagaaaaagctGAGTACTCACGGCACACATGTATCAGACTCCATTAGAAAGTTAGGCATGCATTTGCACGTTGgaatcccattttctttttcacagaatttgtttgcatttgcagAACAGTTACTGcaatctgtattttcagaaggaaaaaatacagagtGAATTGAAGCTAGCCCCCAAAAATCCACATTGGATAAAATTGTGCCCCGTCCCCCCCTTTTTTATCATTGCACTGCAAACACGTACAAATGTTGCACTTCAAAGCATCaggatggcttttttttttcttttttttttttaggattatACCTATGTAGAACAGCAACTGAAACAAAGAAGTACAAAACTAAAGTAAATGGTCATTGTTTGATCCATCCAGCCTCATCAGAATGGAAATCTGGCTAGGCTTTATCTAACATAGGAAAACATCAACCAGCAGTTTGATCTCACAGTAGATGATTCGTATTGCAGCTGATCTAAAACTGCATCAGATTTAGACAGCTTAGGGGCCACAAAGGCCTACACTGGATCACATCTCACTGGGCTTTATTGTACCCAGCTTTCATGACGTTATCACAAGCATTAGCaatatttgttgtttttcttaaaatcttgTACGTTAGACTTCTTTTCTGTGATGTGAAAATTATAGTTTTTATcggaaataaaaccaagataCATCTCAGGGCTGTGGAGGACagctaaaaatatatataaaccaCATACCCGTTAAAAGACTCAGAACcaacaagcaaataaaacctCAACAGCTAACAGTTCCTAAAAATCTCACAGAACATTCTTCCCACAAAACAGCTGTCTAAACATAGATAGTATAATCCTAAAACTACTGACAAGAGAGAGAGCTTTAACAGATCATTGTAGTGCATCATGAGACTTCCAGTTCTGCCAGCATTCCCATAGCTGCTTCCAAGTAGCATGTAGGATGTATTCCCCAAATATGACCCAACAGAGAAGGCTATGAATATAGGATTCAGTTTGTTCCATCCTTTACCTTTTTAGCTGTCAATTATCACCAAGGGTTTCACAATGTATTTAAAGAGTTGCCTACTGTTTGGTTTCAGTGGTGATTTTCTAAGGCTTTAGTAGTTTATTCTGCTGCAATTGAATTATGGATGTGTTTAAAGTGAAACATAAGAATGTGATTCTATGGCTTTCTTAATAAGACACACATTCCCTGTTTTTTAGAGGCTGGCACATTTGCAGAACATCTTTTTCTAAAAAGGACTGAGACCAGGAATAGCCAGGTCAGCTTTTCAGAGACAGATAAAGTAGCAAGGTACTTACCTGAACAAGAACGAACATCCCACTCTGTCTTTGAGAAACTATCTTTGCATACGCATTCTGGAAATGTACTTTCTACACAATCTGTGGTTTGGGCATCACAATTAAAAGCCGCACAGAAGGTTGCcactttaaaggaaaaacagtcAGGAAGCAAAAGGAGTATCAATAATATAATTCCATAAAAAGCAGTACATTTGCTCAGTAAATGATTAACCAATTATTTagcaattctgaaaaaaaatttgcaagCCCTTTTTTGGGGACATCCATACTGGAGGCATTTGGACCagccctttctttttccttgctttttacCAGTTAAATTCCTGTTCCCATCTCCTGTTTCTCAGCCTCCTATAACTGCCTCCAAACCTTCCTGCCCTTGAGTCCACGAAGAGGGAAATTCTACCCCTAAGTTTATATTCTGAACACTGACTTTCTGgctcactgtgaaaaaaactGTAGAAGAACCCTAGCACTATTCTCTTAGTTGATCCTACAACTGAAATATGAGGCCCAGATCCCATACAGTGCAACATagatataaatatttatgagcATGCAGCTCATAAATATTTTCACGAGCAATATTAGTATGCTATTTGCCAGCTGTTGCTCTTTACATCCATATCTCAGTGGTAACAATCCTTTACAAAGCTCGGCAGGTAGCATGCAGTGCAGGGATGTGATTGCACTTGTGCTTTGTGAGCAttcctggtttttttctctttccccctcATGTTTAGGACTAGCACATAGGAATGTCACAATTGGGGTGGGTACAGTCAGCTTCAAAGACCAAACTCAGGCTATAAGCCATGAAATGGACTCCTTTAATTATTAGCTACACCTTTTGTGAGAGCTGATTTCAAAATAGGAgcatattggaaaaaaaaattaagaagtgaaaaaaaaatccacatttaatttacaaaataattctgaaaatattatgCCTTTAGGAATGCAACACTCTGCTGGTTAAGACCAATGAATCACTCAGAAGCTAATCAGTGAGGCCTCATTTCAATTACCATAGTTAATTAAGGAAATAGTCTGAAGAGAGTTTCAACCTATTTTGTCAGCAAAATACTGGCTTATTCTCAGAAGCATAATATATGTCCATGAatattttgttctgatttttccAGACACTTAACACTCAGTAGGTTAAAACCAACATGTCATTGTTCACTCGGGAGTaagtattttccttctctcctctacACGTAAAGGAGAAAGCCTTAATAAGACAAAAATAAGCCCAGCACTCAATGGCTAAGTCTTCAAAATTAGCTAAGACTGAAAATTCACCTCCTTTTAATCAACAAGGCTTATGCTCTGATCGGCTTTGCTGCACGAAGAAATGTTCTAACAAGCTTTGAAGATAGGaacctctgtttctattgatTATTTTCTTCGAAGGTAAGGAATTAGATACCTCTGTACTCAGAGACATAGTTTGTACTGTTGATCGCTGGTATTATTGCAGAATAAACTGTCTCATTGGTTTCAGTCGAGTTCTCCTTAAACAGGTTTATCACTGTTACATTCATTATACCAGTTGTAAGAGAAGATCTGCCTTCTGTTAGAGCCCTGAAAAGTACAGAAAGCATCATTTCAGAGTCTCATATCATCCTTGTGGATAGTAAGCTAGAAGCAAAGATAAGAGAAGATTTCTCTCAaacctccctctctcctctagCTTCTTTCATTCCATAAAGTATGTAGTTACTAAGACACCTGAAAATGAGTTCAAGTCTTGCTTAGGAACACATTAATGGCCATCTTTCCAGTAGATCCAGATGTACATAGGTAGTTGGTAAATAAAGGATGTTGCATTTCATGCTAACAACATCACTCTTTTGAATACTGTTGTCACACaactgatatttttttactgGACTAACCTCAAGCCAGCTGCAGTGTAGAGGACCTCATCTGTTAGACCCTACTTTTAAATGCTCACATCAGCCTGTGGTGCCATCCAGCCATGACATGAAGAACCCATCATGAAGCATGGGAAGGAcaatttagaatcacagaatcacaaggttggaaaagacctccaggatcaagcccaaccattcctaccaaccactaaaacacgtccctgagcacctcatctacccgttttttaaacacctccagagatggtgactcaaccacctatctgggcagcccgttccagtgcccaatgaccctttccgtgaatttttttttctgatgttcagcctgaacctccactggctgagcttgaggacattcccccttgtcctgtcacctgtcactttggagaagaggccagcaccctcctctctacaacctcctttcaggtagttgtagagagcaatgaggtctcccctcagactcctcttctcaaggctaaacaaccccagttccctcagctgctccttgtaagacttgttctctagcccttCCACCAGCTTCGTTGGTCTTCTCTGAACAcactccagtgcctcaacatccttcttgtatcaagggtcccagaactgaaatcaggatttgaggtgcagtctcaccagtgccgagtacagagggagaataacctcccgggacctgctggtcacgccatttctgatacaagccaagatgccattggccttcttggccacctgggccactgctggctcatgttcagtcactgtcaaccaacactcccaggtccttctcctccgggcagctttctagacagacttctcctagtctgtagctgctcagggttgttgtgccccaagtgcaggacccggcattcggccttgttaaacctcatcccattggactcagcccagcggtccagcctgttcagatccctttgaaaaGCCTCtccaccctccagcagatcaacacttcctcccagtttagtgtcatcctcAAACTTACTTAGGGCACAACCACAACAAATTCCGAAGGGTCTGTTTGCAATGTAGAGGTGTCTATGCTTACTTTATGCTAGCTGGGTTTGGTTCAGCTAGACAGCAATCTCCCTGGGGTgaggtggagaagagcagtgaCTACCCTGTTCTTTAGCTGAACCTCACACTGCTGGtacatgcacacaaacaccCTCGTGTGATGCCTTAAGATATTACTGTGCCCCATGTGCTTGTCATAATGAATCTGCTGGAAGTTACTGCCACCACAACTCTGCTAGAATAGTCTGCTTAACTACTTAATCCACGGGGTTCACTGGAAGGGTTTACACTGCTGTGTGTTCTGTCATGCCCAGTTTTGTCTGAGGTGGGTTAGGGAGCACTCACAGACAAATCAGCTGACCTCTGGGGGACAGTAACCTGTGACAGATGGGGATGGTAAGAGAGGGACATCTTCCAGTGTTTGCCTAGATCAGCAAGGGATCCATGCCCACTCAAAGTCACCACAGCCTGTTCAATAACATCTTTGCTCATCCTGCCATCAGGAGAGACCAGAAAACGCACAATGAGATGCAGTGGGCTTCTGTAATGAGAGTGTTTCATA encodes:
- the MUC13 gene encoding mucin-13, with product MSCVFVPVNSCDRDSCGISSARCVALHRNFYCLCQYGFYYSNKDCHKGKMFPGFITLNVPYSDRVQVVDSMEYEQVFVNVTEFFESAFKESDFGQTVIVKIEALTEGRSSLTTGIMNVTVINLFKENSTETNETVYSAIIPAINSTNYVSEYRVATFCAAFNCDAQTTDCVESTFPECVCKDSFSKTEWDVRSCSDCSNCSANANKFCEKENGIPTCKCMPNFLMESDTCVPCPVGYAGVDCNNNRELILIIVGTVFGAIILALAIAVTVVSVRAKTKQDPEKKRLIKSGYSNPSASDERQTTMFPRVKTTSGHANPGYQPNNPYAMHSPDRGRFSERDDDLYGISREPEGFRLQNRY